In one Macaca fascicularis isolate 582-1 chromosome 6, T2T-MFA8v1.1 genomic region, the following are encoded:
- the OTULIN gene encoding ubiquitin thioesterase otulin isoform X2, whose product MDIMDYCKKEWRGNTQKATCMKKGYEEVSQKFTSIRRVRGDNYCALRATLFQAMSQAAGLPLWLQDPELMLLPEKLISKYNWIKQWKLGLKFDGKNEDLVDKIKESLTLLRKKWAGLAEMRTAEARQIACDELFTNEEEEYSLYEAVKFLMLNRAIELYNDKEKGKEVPFFSVLLFARDTSNDPGQLLRNHLNQVGHTGGLEQVEMFLLAYAVRHTIQVYRLSKYNTEEFITVYPTDPPKDWPVVTLIAEDDRHYNIPVRVCEETSL is encoded by the exons ATGGATATCATGGACTACTGCAAAAAAGAATGGAGGGGAAATACACAGAAAGCAACATGTATGAAAAAG GGCTATGAGGAGGTTTCTCAGAAGTTCACCTCCATACGGCGAGTCCGTGGTGATAATTACTGTGCACTGAGGGCCACGCTGTTCCAGGCCATGAGCCAGGCTGCGGGGCTGCCGCTCTGGCTGCAGGATCCAGAGCTCATGCTG TTACCAGAAAAACTCATAAGCAAATACAACTGGATCAAGCAATGGAAACTTGGACTGAAATTTGATGGGAAGAACGAGGACCTGGTTGATAAAATTAAAGAGTCCCTTACTCTGCTGAGGAAGAAG TGGGCAGGCTTGGCTGAAATGAGAACTGCTGAAGCAAGACAGATAGCTTGTGATGAACTATTCACAAACGAGGAGGAGGAATATAGCCTCTATGAAGCTGTAAAATTTCTAATGCTAAACAGAGCCATTgaactatataatgataaagagaaaggaaaggaagtaccgtttttctctgtgcttctgtttgCTCGGGACACATCGAATGACCCGGGACAGCTTCTGAGGAACCACCTCAACCAGGTGGGACACACTGGTGGTCTTGAACAG GTTGAAATGTTCCTTCTTGCCTATGCTGTGCGCCACACCATCCAGGTGTACCGGCTCTCCAAGTACAACACGGAAGAATTCATCACAGTCTACCCCACCGACCCACCCAAGGACTGGCCAGTGGTAACGCTCATTGCCGAGGACGATCGGCACTATAACATCCCCGTCAGAGTGTGTGAGGAGACCAGTCTATGA